ATTGAATGGTTCAGGAACTGCAACCATTGATTGGGGTGATGGGTCGAAAAAGGAGACGGTGAAAATAGCATCTGTCGTATACAATGAGCATCATTATTCCGGCACACGACCCCGAACGATTACAATAACCGGAGGAAACATAACGGATTTATATTGTCAGGATGATCAATTAACCGCATTAGATGTGAGTCGAAATACGTCACTGGCAAAATTGATATGCAACGATAATCAATTAACTGTATTGGATATAAGCCGAAATACGGCGCTGACAGAATTGAATTGCAGTAGTAATCGATTAACCACATTGGATGTGAGCCAAAATATGGCGCTGATAATATTGTGGTGCAGTAAGAATCAGTTAACTGCATTAGATGCGAGCCAAAATACGGCGTTGACCAGATTACGGTGCAGCGGTAATCGATTAACCGAATTGAATGTAAGCCATAGCGCTGCATTGAAATATCTTGATTGCTCGTATACCCAATTAGCCGAATTGGATGTAAGCCGGAATACTGCACTGACCGAATTATGGTGTGACCATACCCTGTTAACCACATTGGATGTGAGCCAAAATACGGCGCTGGAGTGTCTGGAATGCTCGTATACCCGATTAACAGAATTGGATGTAAGCCGAAATACTGCACTGACCAAATTATGGTGTGACTACACCCGGTTATCCGCATTGGATGTAAGTAACAACACGGTGCTGGAAAGCTTGTGGTGTACCAACAACCAATTTACAGCCGATGCATTGAATAATCTGTTTGATACACTGCACGACAATGTGATTACATATGAAGGAAAAAAAGGAATAAAGGGCATTTTTATTCTGGATAATCCCGGTTCGGCAGATTGTGACTCCAGTATCGTCACTGCAAAAGGTTGGAAGCTAGTGGAGAAAGGGATCAGGGCGAAAAAAATCAGTAATTATGGTGAAAAAAATCAGTAATAGATATGAAATCTTTATTGAAGCCTTTTTGTAAATGAGGGTCAATTTAAAAAAGTACTATATGTTGCTAAAGTAATAACACCAAAAAGTGCAGATTTTCAGGAAGGAATTATACCTGAAATTATTGGAGCGGATAGAATACATATCCCTTGCCAAAGTGTTGTCAGAGATAAGGAGCGACTAGTAATCGAGTTGTTTCTGGTGAAAGATGGAATAAATGATTTTGATCATGTTATTGAGGTATCAATAGATCGGGGAAATCATGTTCTTGATATTGGAGATAATTAAGTAGACTCAAAAATGAAAATTGAAGAGTTCATTGATATTACATTTATGTGATGTTAAATGTACTGCAAAGTTTTGCTAAAGTGTAAAAGCGGTTGACTTTCCACAATAAAAAGCCAGATAATGATCACATTATCTGGCTTTTATGGGTGTAAGAGAAACTATTGGTTTCTTAATTTCTCTTTATGCTTGGTTACTTGCCTGTTAAGCGTTTCCACACTTTTATTCACAGCTTCCTCAAAGGTTTTAGATTGTTTTTTTACAAAAAGATCGCTGCCAGGAATCAGTAGTCGGATCTCTGCTATTTTATTTTCGTCGTCCTGCACATTTTCCAGACGGAGAAAAACTTCAGCTCCAATGATCCCATCAAAAAACTGTCCTAATTTGCTGATTTTTTTATTGACATGGTCAATTAATTTCTGGTCGGCATCAAAATGTACCGAATTAATCTTTATATCCATAGACGTTATATTTTATGCCCGTGGATGGGCTTGTTTATATATTTTTTTTATCCGTTTCAAGCTATTATGCGTATATACTTGTGTGGCTGCAAGATTTGAATGACCCAATATTTCTTTTATCGCGTTAAGATCAGCACCGTTATCCAGGACATTAGTGGCAAAACTATGACGCAACACGTGGGGGCTTCTCTTTTTCAGCGTGGTAACACTGCCTAATTTTTTGTTTGTCAGCCGCTGCACCCAACGTTCGTATAGTGGTTTACCATTATTTAATACAAATAACAAATCTGTAGACGGAATGGTTATTCTTTTCAGGGATAGATAAGATCGTAACGTATCACAAAACGGAGGTGTAAGGGGAATGATCCGTTCTTTGTTCCGTTTGCCGAGTACTTTTATGGTCATGCCGTTAAGATCAACATCATTTTCCTTGAGATGGATCAATTCCGATAACCGGATTCCCGTCATGTAAAAAAACTCTAAAACCACCCTGTCCCGCATTTCCGGAAAATCTTCATCCGGAATGTTTTCATCCAGGATATCATCCATCTTTTCAGTGGTGACAAAAACCGGCAGATTTTTATCTGTTTTCAGCAACCCGACTTTATCCATCGGATTGATTTCCAACAGATCTTTTTTCATCAGGTATTTAAAATAAGAACGTAAAGCAGCAACTTTCCTGTTGACCGTTCGGGAAGAATCCCCCTCAGCCACCAAAGACACCACCCAACGCCGTATCAATTTGAAATCGATATCCGGACTTGAATGGTCGTTATTACGCAGGAACTCGTCAAACTGAGACAAGTCTCTGCGATATGCTGCTATTGTGTGAAGCGAATACCGTTTCTCATATTCCAGGTAATGTATATAAGATTCGGTATGCTCCATATCCCTTCACAGTGTTATTAACAAAGAATATGAGCCTTGGCTTAATCCTGTGATTGAAACATTTTTTGTACATAAACGGCATGCCTCCGTTCCTCTCTTTTTCTAACGGAAGGTTTTTCAAATGCTTGACGTGCACGTATCTCTTTAACGATACCTGTTTTTTCGAATTTCCTTTTGAATTTCTTTAGCGCTCTTTCAATGTTCTCGCCTTCTTTGATAGGGACAATGATCATAAAATAAAAAATTGTTATTGAATTACTTATAAATATATTTATGTTAAAGGCCGCAAATTTAATTATTTTCTTCCTTATCCACAAAAATAATCGGGTTTTATTTATTTGTAGGGATGAACTGCCAAAAGAATATGTATGTTTGTGATTTTAGAATGGTATAACATTTATTAAGCACTCAGTGCTATTTATTGTTTTCTTAAGTGGCATTGATCAAATGGATTACGTTCAGCAAATATGACATTAATTATTTTATATTACTTAAATATAAATACAGGATGAGTATATTGTATTATGATTGTTTTTCAGGAATAAGCGGAGACATGAACCTGGGGGCGATGATCGATCTCGGTGTAGAACCTGGATACTTATTGGAGGAGTTAAAAAAACTGAATATCGACGGGTATGAGATACGTTTCTCAGAAGACCAACGCAAAGGTATTACCGGGACCAGGGCAGATGTTATCCTGAAAGAGGACCACAAACACGGACATACGCATATTCTTCCCAATACCGGAACCATGCATCCTCATAACGGCCCAAAATATATTTTTAGCAAGTCCGGAAACCACCATGAACATCATGAACACCGTACCCTGTATGATATCGAACATATCATTAATGGTAGCGGACTATCAGGGAATGTAAGAAAAATGAGTCTGGATATTTTCAGGCTTGTTGCACAGGCTGAAAGTAAAATACATGGAAAACCGGTTGAAGAAGTGCATTTTCACGAAGTCGGGGCTGTCGACTCTATTGTCGACATAGTCGGCGCCGCTATTTGTATTGATTATCTGAAACCCGACCGGATCATATCCTCTTCTGTTGAAATGGGCGGTGGTTTTGTCAATTGTGCGCATGGGACATTTCCCGTACCTGCGCCAGCTACCCTTGAAATAATGAAGGGTAAGCCGATGAAATTAGGAGCTGTACCATTTGAGACCGCCACACCGACGGGTGTAGCGATCCTTGCTGCATTGGCCGATGAGTTTACTGATAAAATAGCTTTTACCATCAACCGTACCGGATATGGCATCGGGCATCGGGATACGGATATCCCTAACGTACTTCGTGTTTGTATCTGTGAAACGGGGAAAACAGGAGTTGAAGATGACGCGGAGATCACGGATACGCTTGTGTTGGAATGTAACATAGATGATATGAACCCGGAACGTTATTCCTATGTAATGGAGCGGCTTTTCGAGTCCGGTGCCGATGATGTATTCCTGAAGACTATCATGATGAAGAAATCCAGGCCTGCCGTATTACTTTCGGTACTTTGTCCTCCTGAAAAAATATCCATCATTGAAAATATATTGTTTACAGAAACATCGACATTGGGTATACGTTATTCCACTGTGAAAAAGAAAATGCTGGCCCGCGAAATAGAAACAATCGACACACCCTGGGGAAAGGTTCGTGTGAAAAAAGCATATTATAAGGGACAAGCGATAAGGCGGAAACCGGAATATGAGGACTGTGCCGCTATAGCACGTAATCAACAGATTAGCATTGAAAAAGTATATGATTATGTTTATCGAAAGATAGAATAATTAACACAACAGATGTTCTTTCTTTACATAAATACTTGCAAAAAAGAAGCTTTTGCACCATTTTTGCAGATATTTGTGATGAGTAAAAGAACCAGATAAAAATTTGACAAGGAAAAAAAAAATATCCGTCGTTTTTTTGATCTTATTTGTCTTTGTATGTGTAATGACAGGGATGGGGCAGGATTATGTGGTTACCGGGGAAAACCTGGTACCTAACCCTAGTTTTGAAGAAACCAGGGCTTGTCCTAAAGATGCTGATTATATCGGTGGTGTCGTTTCATGGAACCTGTTTCCCAATTTTTCTGCCGATTATTTTCATCGTTGTGCCAATGTGTATCAAACTCTTGAATATATCCGCAAGTTTCCTTATGAAGAGATCCAGAACTTTTCTGTACCGCGGAGTATGTTTGGTTATCAGGAACCCCATACAGGAGATGCCTATGCAGGGATTTCTTTTTGTTATGAGGCATTATCTGTGAAACTTACCCAACCTTTAGAAAAAGACTCATTGTACCAGGCGGAATTTTTCGTTAGCCTGTCGGATTCCAGTAATGTCGGTACCCGTTATTTTGGAATGTATTTTTCCGAAATTGCCATTCGTGCGTCAATGAATAACTTGATGCAGATTTCGAATTTTCTTCTGGACAGTCCGCCCCAGATACAAAATCCACCGGAACGTTTTCTGACTGATACGACAGATTGGGTTTCCATCAATGGGATATATAAAGCAAAAGGCGGGGAACAGTATATTGCCATCGGTGGATTTTATCCTTACCATGACAGCCTGGTGCAAACTATACGGTCTTATCGTCCACTGGCCAAAATATACCGGAGCAATGAAAAACAACTGGGTTATTATTTTGTGGATGACGTATCGGTGGTTCCATATAGAGAAGTATGGGCACCTAAAGCAGGAGAAATACATATACTGGAGAATATTTATTTTGAATTTGACAAAGCTGAGTTGCTTCCTGAATCATACCATGAATTAAATAAGTTGTTGGCATATTTAACAATACATCCGGAATACCATATCATCATTACCGGGCATACGGATAATCTTGGAACAGAAGCTTACAATCTGACCTTATCTCAGAACAGGGCAAAGGCCGTAGCTGATTATTTGAAGGTGAATGGGCTCGAAGAAGGACGGGTGGAATATGTCGGACAAGGTACCAAACAACCAATAACAGACAATGATACTGAGGAAGGACGAAGCAGGAACAGGCGGGTTGAATTTGTCCTGAAGGAAAATAACATACAAAATTGATCGAAATAAAGTGTTGTCGTTTGTATCATGAATGAAACGCCGGAAAAGTTTATAGATATCAGGGAGGTAATCCGCAAAAAGAATCCCAAACTGTTGAGGATGCTCCCCGGTTTTGTCGTTTCGTATCTTACAAGGTTGATCCATCAGGACGAGGTGAATAGGATCATTTATGATTACCGGGACCAGTATGGTTTGGATTTTGTCCGTAGTATCCTTAAAGATATGGATGTAACCTATTCGATTGAAGGGTTAGAGGACGTACCCAAAGACGGCCGTTATATATTTGTTTCCAATCACCCTCTGGGTGGTTTCGATGGCCTGG
Above is a window of Bacteroidales bacterium DNA encoding:
- the raiA gene encoding ribosome-associated translation inhibitor RaiA, producing the protein MDIKINSVHFDADQKLIDHVNKKISKLGQFFDGIIGAEVFLRLENVQDDENKIAEIRLLIPGSDLFVKKQSKTFEEAVNKSVETLNRQVTKHKEKLRNQ
- a CDS encoding tyrosine-type recombinase/integrase — protein: MEHTESYIHYLEYEKRYSLHTIAAYRRDLSQFDEFLRNNDHSSPDIDFKLIRRWVVSLVAEGDSSRTVNRKVAALRSYFKYLMKKDLLEINPMDKVGLLKTDKNLPVFVTTEKMDDILDENIPDEDFPEMRDRVVLEFFYMTGIRLSELIHLKENDVDLNGMTIKVLGKRNKERIIPLTPPFCDTLRSYLSLKRITIPSTDLLFVLNNGKPLYERWVQRLTNKKLGSVTTLKKRSPHVLRHSFATNVLDNGADLNAIKEILGHSNLAATQVYTHNSLKRIKKIYKQAHPRA
- the rpsU gene encoding 30S ribosomal protein S21 yields the protein MIIVPIKEGENIERALKKFKRKFEKTGIVKEIRARQAFEKPSVRKREERRHAVYVQKMFQSQD
- the larC gene encoding nickel pincer cofactor biosynthesis protein LarC encodes the protein MSILYYDCFSGISGDMNLGAMIDLGVEPGYLLEELKKLNIDGYEIRFSEDQRKGITGTRADVILKEDHKHGHTHILPNTGTMHPHNGPKYIFSKSGNHHEHHEHRTLYDIEHIINGSGLSGNVRKMSLDIFRLVAQAESKIHGKPVEEVHFHEVGAVDSIVDIVGAAICIDYLKPDRIISSSVEMGGGFVNCAHGTFPVPAPATLEIMKGKPMKLGAVPFETATPTGVAILAALADEFTDKIAFTINRTGYGIGHRDTDIPNVLRVCICETGKTGVEDDAEITDTLVLECNIDDMNPERYSYVMERLFESGADDVFLKTIMMKKSRPAVLLSVLCPPEKISIIENILFTETSTLGIRYSTVKKKMLAREIETIDTPWGKVRVKKAYYKGQAIRRKPEYEDCAAIARNQQISIEKVYDYVYRKIE
- a CDS encoding OmpA family protein, yielding MTRKKKISVVFLILFVFVCVMTGMGQDYVVTGENLVPNPSFEETRACPKDADYIGGVVSWNLFPNFSADYFHRCANVYQTLEYIRKFPYEEIQNFSVPRSMFGYQEPHTGDAYAGISFCYEALSVKLTQPLEKDSLYQAEFFVSLSDSSNVGTRYFGMYFSEIAIRASMNNLMQISNFLLDSPPQIQNPPERFLTDTTDWVSINGIYKAKGGEQYIAIGGFYPYHDSLVQTIRSYRPLAKIYRSNEKQLGYYFVDDVSVVPYREVWAPKAGEIHILENIYFEFDKAELLPESYHELNKLLAYLTIHPEYHIIITGHTDNLGTEAYNLTLSQNRAKAVADYLKVNGLEEGRVEYVGQGTKQPITDNDTEEGRSRNRRVEFVLKENNIQN